A region from the Pseudomonas sp. KU26590 genome encodes:
- the cra gene encoding catabolite repressor/activator → MKLSDIARLAGVSVTTASYVINGKAEQQRISSATVERVRAVVDAHGFRPNPQAAGLRSRHTRTLGFILPDLENPSYARIAKQLEQGARARGYQLLIASSDDDPISELQLLQLFRARRCDALFVASCLPASDDSYRALQQQGVPIIAIDREMDPAYFCSVVSDDHDASQQLTRSLLEIKPRHIALIGARPELSVSKARASGFEDALEGFEGSVIIEHGDAFSRDCGQQLASGMFDRLGYFPDALITTSYVLLQGVFDLLHQRRLNPDQLHLGTFGDTQLLDFLPLPVNAMAQQHHLIAEKALALALSAIEQDQYEPGVHAIVRTFKQRIHEA, encoded by the coding sequence TTGAAACTCAGTGATATTGCGCGTCTGGCCGGTGTTTCTGTGACCACGGCCAGCTACGTGATCAACGGAAAGGCCGAACAGCAACGCATCAGCAGTGCAACGGTCGAGCGCGTGCGCGCGGTGGTCGACGCCCACGGCTTCCGGCCCAACCCGCAGGCGGCCGGGCTGCGCAGTCGGCATACCCGAACCCTCGGCTTCATCCTGCCCGACCTGGAAAACCCGAGTTACGCGCGCATCGCCAAGCAACTGGAACAGGGCGCGCGCGCTCGCGGTTACCAATTGCTGATCGCCAGTTCAGACGACGATCCCATCAGCGAGTTGCAGTTGTTGCAGCTGTTTCGTGCACGACGCTGCGATGCGCTGTTCGTCGCCAGTTGTCTGCCAGCAAGCGATGACAGCTACCGCGCGCTGCAGCAGCAAGGGGTTCCGATCATCGCCATCGACCGGGAGATGGACCCAGCGTACTTCTGCTCGGTGGTCAGCGATGACCACGACGCCAGCCAGCAACTGACCCGCAGCCTGCTGGAGATCAAGCCCCGCCACATCGCCCTGATCGGCGCGCGGCCGGAGCTGAGCGTCAGTAAGGCCCGGGCCAGCGGATTTGAAGACGCGCTGGAGGGTTTCGAAGGCTCGGTGATCATCGAACACGGCGACGCGTTCAGCCGTGACTGTGGCCAGCAACTGGCCAGCGGCATGTTTGATCGCCTGGGGTATTTCCCCGACGCGCTGATCACAACGTCCTACGTTCTGCTGCAAGGGGTGTTCGACCTGCTGCACCAGCGCCGCCTGAACCCGGATCAGCTTCATCTGGGGACATTCGGTGACACACAGCTGCTGGATTTCCTGCCACTGCCAGTCAATGCCATGGCGCAGCAGCACCACCTGATCGCTGAAAAAGCCCTCGCGCTGGCGTTGTCGGCCATTGAGCAGGATCAGTACGAACCGGGCGTGCATGCCATCGTGCGGACATTCAAACAGCGGATTCACGAGGCGTAA
- a CDS encoding TatD family hydrolase: MRLIDTHTHLDFDDFDADRDDVLANSRQLGVERIVVLGVYQRNLQRVWDLALSEPSVYAALGLHPVFLEEHQPEHVQQLRDWLTRLAGHPKLCAVGEIGLDYYIETLDRPRQQTLLDQQLQMAADFNLPALLHVRRSHADTIAALKRFKLKRCGIVHAFAGSREEAREYIKLGYKLGLGGAATWPQALRMHRVIAGLPLESVVLETDSPDMAPAMFPGMRNSPEHLPDICTAIAELMKIPADTLAAASTANACEVFDWG, from the coding sequence GTGCGACTGATCGACACCCACACGCACCTGGACTTCGACGATTTCGACGCCGACCGTGACGACGTCCTCGCCAACAGCCGGCAGCTGGGTGTCGAGCGCATCGTGGTGTTGGGCGTCTATCAGCGCAATCTGCAACGGGTGTGGGATCTGGCGCTTAGCGAACCTTCGGTGTACGCCGCGCTGGGCTTACATCCGGTCTTCCTTGAAGAGCACCAGCCCGAGCATGTGCAACAACTGCGCGACTGGCTGACGCGTCTGGCCGGGCATCCGAAGCTGTGCGCCGTGGGCGAGATCGGTCTGGATTACTACATCGAAACGCTGGACCGCCCGCGGCAACAGACCTTGCTCGACCAGCAGCTGCAAATGGCAGCGGACTTCAACCTCCCTGCCCTGCTCCACGTGCGCCGCAGCCATGCCGACACCATTGCCGCGCTCAAGCGTTTCAAGCTCAAGCGCTGTGGCATTGTTCACGCCTTCGCCGGCAGCCGCGAGGAAGCGCGGGAATACATCAAGCTGGGTTACAAGCTGGGGCTGGGCGGTGCGGCGACCTGGCCGCAAGCCTTGCGCATGCATCGGGTGATCGCCGGTCTGCCGTTGGAGAGCGTCGTGCTGGAAACCGATTCCCCGGACATGGCACCCGCGATGTTTCCCGGCATGCGCAACAGCCCCGAGCATCTTCCCGATATCTGCACGGCCATTGCCGAGCTGATGAAGATCCCTGCCGACACACTGGCCGCAGCAAGCACCGCCAACGCCTGCGAGGTATTTGACTGGGGCTGA
- a CDS encoding low affinity iron permease family protein, whose amino-acid sequence MKFSKFAQALSQWSGSPRTFLVAIALICVWAVTGPLFHYNDTWQLIINTSTTIITFLMVFLIQNTQNRDTDQMHIKIDELLRVTKDAQNAVLSLDNLDQKELHALRKKYKAMGEGVEFDHTEAFPEPEPEASEEKGEWVAGR is encoded by the coding sequence ATGAAATTCTCGAAGTTCGCGCAGGCCTTGTCGCAGTGGTCCGGCAGCCCACGAACCTTCCTCGTGGCGATTGCGCTGATCTGTGTGTGGGCTGTGACCGGGCCGTTATTCCATTACAACGACACCTGGCAGCTGATCATCAACACGTCCACCACCATCATCACTTTTCTGATGGTATTTCTGATCCAGAACACCCAGAACCGCGACACCGATCAGATGCACATCAAGATCGACGAGCTGCTGCGCGTGACCAAAGACGCCCAGAACGCTGTGCTGAGCCTGGACAACCTCGATCAGAAGGAATTGCACGCGCTGCGCAAGAAGTACAAGGCGATGGGCGAAGGCGTGGAGTTTGATCACACCGAAGCGTTTCCGGAGCCGGAACCTGAGGCGAGCGAGGAGAAAGGAGAGTGGGTGGCGGGCCGCTGA